The following is a genomic window from Miscanthus floridulus cultivar M001 chromosome 14, ASM1932011v1, whole genome shotgun sequence.
CTGATTttctgtactttgtgtttttactgtattcaccagtatgtcatctctgcaagctgtagtgttcataagaaatatacgcATACACATATATatcgtcacaaacctgctgatgttatttttctggattaaactgataattaaattgcctaaattcctaacaccCTCCAGATCCCATCGATACAAAACCGCCCCCAACACTCCCTGCCGCATATGCACTGCCGAACTAGCTAGGAGAACACTTGCAACTACACAATAGTGGAGCGGCAAACTCGACTCATCCTGCTTGCTCGTCTTCGCCTTCTTTGCCGCCGGGGTGCTCCTCACCAgctccgccgcggccgcggccgccgactTATCGGCTGGTGCTCACGCCATGCCGTCGTCTCTGCACGCGCTGCGGCACGTCGAGGATGACGCAAGCAGCTTCGTGGAGAGCGTGGAAGAGGCAGCATACCCGCGGAGGAGGGCGCTCTATGGGGGCGAGTCTATCGGCTACGCGGCGCTCGCCGCGAGCAAGGCCGCCTGCTACGGCCCGTGCCCTGCTCGTGGGCAGGCCTATAGCCACGGCTGCCTGGCCATCTACCAGTGCCGAGGTTAGAGTTAAACAGCGCTTTAGCATGCAGTTGATCTCAGCTCCCGGCCTATGAGGAAACGCGGTCGTCGTAACATGTCTGTTTCTTTTGCTAGTtctcgtttttttttcttttgcaagtAATTCACTATGGAGTGGTCCATATGTTGATGTGTATAGTCTTCGCTTTGTTCCCCCCATAATAAATGTCTATTTATATAGAGAGCTCATGCCACTACGTGAAAAACATTGTGTAGCAACGGAGTTTTTTTAGGGACGGCTGGCATTGGAgcagcccctacagtggcgtgttcgggctccagcacagcaggcgcccctacaaatgcgtcgatttgtaggggcggccggtgtcggtgtgaaaagtgacaaacacgtaaatatttgtagttttgtcatatgttgtgatcggatgtggccaagcacttaatgacacagggtttatactggttcaggcaacgtgccctacgtccagtttcagtcggtcaatgactttattcctgagcccaggtgctcgaagtttactgtggggttacaaacgagtgggaataagatgaggggtgttagaggtccggtcgaactctagGCCGaaaggccaagagtgatgggagctcctacgtgcgctgagTATTAGaacgtatgctctatgtagctttagagttctagagctgtggagCTGTTCGAGTGTTTAGAATGTCTAAAACTAGCAGAGAGAGAGTCAGAATGACCGTCGACCGTCCTCCTCctaggagggagcgcatccccttttatcgGTGGaggggacgaccttacaagtTAAGAGACAGAGAGTGTGTgtttcctagtcttgttgcccacgccgtcgggtacaagacagtttgtcggcacccacaataccgttgatgcccagatgcatgtgaTAGGCTCCATCTTTTTTTttgtatggcaaatgtcggcacctacCATATTGTAGGACATGtcagtgcccacaatactgttcatgttctgacatatctagaaggttgcaaagcacccttctggcatgccCTGACAGTACtgttctgcaggtgtacagggtacggtcctcggtattgcggtttgacttgagcaccttgccttatctgctccgcctaatttcttgggtcctcactaAGTGGTGTCCCCGGCCGGTTgttcccagttggctccgaccgcgccggtcgaagaagagccgtaagcagaggttcggtgtattcccggtcggagaagcaggtcggagtcggaagcgagcgccgtcCCCTCCTtaaccaggccttctggtcggagaagcAGGTCGGAGccgaaagcgagcgtcgtcccctccttggccagaccttccagtCGAAGaaggggtcagagtcggaagcaagcatcgtcccctccttggctaggcctttcggtcggagaagcgggtcaaaGTTGGAAGGAagcatcgtcccctccttggccaggccttctagtcggagaagcGGGTAGAAGCCGAAAGTGAGCgtcatcccctccttggccaggccttctggtcagatactggatcgctcttccagcctgtcgttaggtatctgggccagcccaggagttgcaCGTCATTTGTAATGCTCTTTGCTGGGttgagcttttgctaggaagtgggcccattagggaccctaggtttatgaaccctacaggagcccccgagcccctgggtgattcaggtagaatcgtctggggtttTTTTTTACTTGTCAgcaggtgtgcgcgagcgcacctgatgggtgtagcccccgagcctgcgttTGACTGGTGAGTCAGTTGGAGGCTgagtatcttggtactctttcctagggccgCAGACTCCTGTGTTTCTGCCGATTGGGGTGTTCGCCCGTGTTTGTCCCGCCCACGACCTACGCGGTTGGTTGGTTTCCCGAGTCGGCGTCGGGCgaccgagcccctgagccccgttggatttggtaggggttggtctagtttcgtGCATTACCACATCCGTGGTttttgcaaccggaggggctgagctaacgtcggtTGCCTtaatggctcaagtgacgcgctcggtgagctcattaACGGACACGTtcgagcggaatccgggtccgtcgttcgtaacTGGGTCGGCATAGccttcatgtggcattccactactccttaacctgcctcccggccGATGCCTTAGCCGTtccagagaccgactcaggtggcccgctggcctcccctcgatggagattctgtgggcatggctcgaggttaggatcaaacgagaaggtcgagatgaccctgtgtgCTTCTGAGCAGATCGAGcgagggccgctagggctcatctatgttttcgcccctggctctgtttgacgtgaggcggcctcgagcccttcgtgggccagccttcgaaccccggtcggtcgtgcGCTGTAGCATGCAGTTGATCTCAGCTCCCGGCCTGTGAGGAAACGCGGTCGTCGTAACATGTCTGTTTCTTTTGCTAGTtctcgtttttttttcttttgcatgtAATTCACTATGGAGTGGTCCATATGTTGATGTGTATAGTCTTCGCTTTGTTCCCCCATAATCagtctgttcgggaggccgtaaacgatcgtggattatttactgctggttgatttggtgtgagagaaaaatactgttcctggctggaaatttacgatcgtttacgaacaagcgaacaggctgaataaatGTCTATTTATATAGAGAGCTCATGCCTTAATTGGTTAGCATCTCACGTACGGAGGTTTGAATTAACATGATTCCTCACTGCAAGTTCATCCCCTATCCTAATATACAAGTCATCCTCGTCATATCCCAGTAAATTATCCACGTCATCATCCACTGATAATCATATCATCGTACCACACTAACTTTGAACCTCTTAATGCAGACAATCCACATCATCTCCACTAAGCTAAATTACTACTTTCAATATATAAGAAATACAAAAGACATTCATATATTACTGATTTGAAAAATACTTGGTCCAACGAATTAAAATCACCatataatcttttttttttttgacggaaATGACCATGTAATCATGTGAACATTCGAGTGGTACGCACACTTTGATGTTTTGGTATTTTTCCCATATCTTTCTCCTCCAGACTTTAGTTTTAGTGGTCTTTATTTGTTCGAAAGCTTGTAAAAATATTTACAACTTGAACCTAACATCATACAATTTTTATATACTCTAAATCTAAATTCATAAGACAAGTCCTATTTATTCTTCTTTTTATCATGGCTTTAATGTTAGTGATCTAAGAAAGGTCGTGGAACACGTCTTAGCATTCATGTTAGTCCAAGTGATTAGGTTACCATTTCAGTCACCGAAACCATTAAGAATTGTGGCATGGACGTACGGTGAGCCCCATAGATCGTTGGCTGGTTTGTTTATCGGCGGACACTTGTTCAATTGCCACAAATAGATCTGGGCTAGGCATTCCCGGTTGTCTTGCTGTCGGTCAAAAGAAGTGCAGGACATGCAGACCTCTCATAAATAAAGCATGGGCATGCAACCCTCAGCGTTTTTAAAGTACTGTTTTTAGAGTAAAATATCGTACAAGTCACTATTCCCCATGACACACTTAAACAAATTTGGTACTCCTTGTATCCCAAAATATACAACGCGCACccatttcaaaattcaaatctgTTAACTTACACCATGTTCAATTGATCGTATTAGCCatacttatcagccatgatacagtgtttttctctcataacaaaacagcatcagccaacttataagccacagaaatgaTCAAGCGAACAAGGTGTTAATTTTTGGACCAACACTAATACTCCCTCCGGTATATTTTATCTGGCGCAAGTTAGAATTACACGGTCTTCTAGATTAGACTTTGACCATTCAtttgctttatattatattatttatgcttataaacttataatcattggatagtataatttcttacaaatctaatcaaataaagttcgtattataatagttaaaaattattagcctaattattggtcaaagtttttaaagtttgaatcttaATATGCGTgtgcggaggttggtgattgtctccggctctgatcgtggtgattgtgaggggttcttgaccttaccCCGGCGGAGAGcccaaaggtactctagtggattgctcgtggcttgtgtgatcctcatcttgtgttggttgtgtagcacccggttgcaggtttggcgtgtgatgccaattagcgcgtgaatcttcaagtgagtgaatcgccccAACGagtactagcttgccggcaagcaagtgaacctcgataaaaaatcttaTGTCATCTTGTCCGAGGACTTCATTGGCTATCTTGTATtcgattgattggctccatcttgtgattggcacaCTCCTCGACATGGCAGTATAAACATCACCacctctcttgtattacattcttagtgtagctaagctctttagagtaattagttttgagagctagcttgtgtcggaTCTAGTGgatagtgaggctctttagttagtctttgagagctcactaacttagtgtaatgacatagccattgtgtggttagagactatagatactagaattgtagtaggtggcttgtatttttagtaggctaccgtagcattcgcttcgcctcatttttgtctaaccggtttgttaagtgttgttatagaaatttttataggctattcaccccctctagccattaggacctttcaaccgacTTGGTGCATCTACGGCTGATAAGTCAGTTGGAGTGGTCCTAAGTCAGTTTGGGAGGTCCCACACGTCGGCCGACGTGGGTTATGGTCACCCGACGCCCCCCTGGCACGTCTGCCGTCGATCTTGAGTCGGTTTGGTGCTCCACGGTCCACATTTGCTTGGGTACAAAGTTTGGTCTGGTTTGGAGTTAGTTTCCTTCTTCGGTTTGTGCGCCCATGGATCCATGGGAGAGGCCACATGGACACAATCTCCACCCTTGATGATGAACTGTCATTGAATCGACGTTTAGGATGCCTCTGGATTGTGTTTCTAGCTGGTGGCACGGATCAGTGGCATGGACGAACCTTGGTTTTGGGTTCCCCATCATGGGTTGGCTTCACCGGGCCCACCATTTGGTCCAATAGCATGACCAAGGCCTCCCTAGAGTTCTCCATTGAGTGTAGATGCTATGGACCAAGTTTGGGGGGCCATTGGACACAAGTCCAGGTCGTCGGACGCCTTAGGGGGTTGCCCGACGTCCATCTCTACCCAAACTCTGCCTGGCCCATCTTACAATCTTCCGGAAGGCATAACTTTGTCATCCGGACTATGAATTCGGTGAACCAAAACTCGATTCATGTATCTTGACGAGCTCTTCGACATGGTGTAGTCAAAATGAGCATTTGATGATGTGTTTGTGCATGTATATGGCCATCTTGTTCTTACACTTCATAGTCATCACAACTCATGGAAATGGTTAGAAATAAGCCCCGTGACTATGGTTTATGCCATTTATATGACCACATTAGGCATGGTTGATGGTATAAAAAGGTCTGTTAAGTACCATCAACAATGGTTTGGTCCATTGGGCAATTTGTGTTGAACATGATCATGTGTAAATTCAACTTTCGTTGCATTTCTGACATGCTACACAAGGTAAACATGCTTTATTGATTCTCACATACATATATGTATTAGAAGTTTAGAAAACCAAAGTACATAGCCATCTAGATGAAGGTCCACAAATACTATTTTACCATACATAAACAATATTGTAAAGTGTGTGCATATATAGCTCCACAGCAACACGCGGGAGGATAACATAGTATACTTTATTTCATGGTAGCCTGCcacaaaataagcatagaaaatGATTTTTTAGCATGCTCGTTTTGTACCATCGGTATCTCTCAAATGTTTATTTTAGAGGTCAATATAATCTCTATGCGTCAGAAGAGCACATGTGTCCATTACTCAAACTTGTTCGCCGGTCTTGTAAACTGCGCCGGCCTTAAAGTCAGCAGGGATGACGTCATCGACAACACGGTAGCCACCAGCCTTCGCAGCGAAGCGGAAGGAGATAGGTCCCTTGATCGGCTCCTTGCTGTCGAGGGTAAAGGTGTTGGCTGGCGACTCATTGAGGTCGTCCGAAAAATCCGTGGCGCCCTTCGGCTTGACCGACACCTCGGAGATGGCGACGTTGGTGATGAGGGATAGTTTGGTGGAGCTGGAGTCCTTACCGATCGTGAGGGTGAGCTCGGTGCCACACGAGCCGACGGCAAACAGTGCCGCCAACGCCACGGCCGCAAGAAGGAAataggacgacgaggaggccatTGTTGATCTAGCAAGTAAGTTGGCAAAACCTTGTTTATTTCTTGATCGATGGAGAGGGATGGATGGATGTGTGTGGCAATCGATGTTGTAGCTGTCCTCCGTGTATTTATGGCCGGCGGAGGCAAGCAAACTAGGCATGGACGTACAGTGAGCCCCAAAGATCGCTGGCTGGCTTGTTTATCAGCGGACACTTGTTCAATTGCCAGAAATAGCTCTGGGCTCGGTATTCCCGGTTGTCTTGCTATTACTCAAAAGAAGTGCTGGACATGCAGACCTCTCGGAAAGCATGCGCATGCAACCCTCAACGTTTTTATAGTACTATTTTTAGAGTAAAATACGGTACAAGTCACTATTCCCCATGACACACTTAAAAAAAATTAGTACTCCTTGTATCCTAAAATATACAAAAGGTGTTGGGGCTGGCGACTCTTGAGGGTCGTCCGAAAAATCCGTGGCGCCCTTCGGCTTGACCGACACCTCGGAGGATGGCGACGTTGGTGATGAGGGATAGTTTGGTGGAGCTGGAGTCCTTACCGATCGTGAGGGTGAGCTCGGTGCCACACGAGCCGACGGCAAACAGTGCCGCCAACGCCACGGCCGCAAGAAGGAAataggacgacgaggaggccatTGTTGATCTAGCAAGTAAGTTGGCAAAACCTTGTTTATTTCTTGATCGATGGAGAGGGATGGAATGGATGTGTGTGGCAATCGATGTTGTAGCTGTCCTCCGTGGTATTTATGGCCGGCGGAGGCAAGCAAACTAGGCATGGACGTACAGTGAGCCCCAAAGATCGCTGGCTGGCTTGTTTATCAGCGGACACTTGTTCAATTGCCAGAAATAGCTCTGGGCTCGGTATTCCCGGTTGTCTCTTGCTATTACTCAAAAGAAGTGCTGGACATGCAGACCTCTCGTCGCATGCAACCCTCAATGTTTTTATAGTACCTGTTTTTAGAGTAAAATACGGTACAAGTCACTATTCCCCATGACACAACGCACAACCCCATGTCAAAATTCAAATCTTTTCAACTTAATTTTCTGACGCAACACTAATTTATGTATACTGCAATCCATATCtactctatctatctatctatctatctattattattagtatattattattattattattattattatgattattattattattattactactactactactactactactacgactactactactactactactaactactactactactactactatttattattattatcatcatcatcatcatcatcactattattataataataataataattattattattattattattattattat
Proteins encoded in this region:
- the LOC136505545 gene encoding pollen allergen Phl p 2-like, coding for MASSSSYFLLAAVALAALFAVGSCGTELTLTIGKDSSSTKLSLITNVAISEVSVKPKGATDFSDDLNESPANTFTLDSKEPIKGPISFRFAAKAGGYRVVDDVIPADFKAGAVYKTGEQV